The Candidatus Eisenbacteria bacterium genome includes a region encoding these proteins:
- a CDS encoding hybrid sensor histidine kinase/response regulator yields HLDRLKSEFLANVNHELRTPLSVIVPALECVMEADLDIAELKAFLGSSALQARKLVVLVENLLTLSELGRDTLSLRVVERDLVPVLTAYHAERLPGVSAGLRDLVLAVQAHSLPARFDELRLRQVLDALVDNAVKFTPPGSRVTLGAEALARDGVQWARVRVEDNGPGIPPDELGNLFDAFRQIDGSTTRRVGGLGIGLALARDLAAQMGGRLVASSEQGRGSTFSLLLRAD; encoded by the coding sequence CATCTGGACCGGCTGAAGTCCGAGTTCCTGGCGAACGTGAACCATGAGCTCCGAACCCCCTTATCCGTGATCGTCCCGGCTCTCGAGTGCGTCATGGAGGCGGACCTCGACATCGCCGAGCTGAAGGCCTTCCTGGGGAGCTCCGCCTTGCAGGCCCGCAAGCTCGTCGTTTTGGTCGAGAACCTCCTGACACTCTCCGAGCTCGGCCGGGACACCCTCTCCCTCCGGGTCGTGGAGCGGGATCTTGTTCCGGTTCTGACCGCCTACCACGCGGAGCGGCTCCCAGGGGTGAGCGCGGGCCTCCGCGACCTCGTGCTGGCGGTCCAGGCGCATTCCCTTCCGGCGCGGTTCGACGAGCTCCGGCTCCGTCAGGTCCTGGACGCGCTGGTGGACAACGCTGTGAAGTTCACGCCGCCCGGCTCGCGCGTCACGCTAGGGGCGGAGGCGCTCGCGCGGGATGGGGTCCAGTGGGCCCGCGTCCGCGTGGAGGACAACGGCCCGGGCATCCCGCCGGACGAGCTTGGGAATCTGTTCGATGCGTTCCGGCAAATCGACGGCTCCACCACACGAAGGGTCGGGGGTCTGGGCATCGGGCTGGCACTCGCCCGGGACCTGGCCGCCCAGATGGGCGGGCGCCTGGTCGCCTCGAGCGAGCAGGGTCGCGGCTCGACCTTCAGTCTCCTCTTGCGCGCCGATTAA